In Longimicrobium sp., the genomic window ATAAAGACCACGGGAGCGACCTGGGCGTGCGGCGCGTGGACACGCTGCGCCGGATCGTTCAGGAAGTCATGATCCGCAACCTTCGGTCGCAGGTCGCGCTTGACTATCAATTTCCGCGGCGTCGGGCGAGTCGCCGCGGTCTGCAGCCGCCGGTGGAGGGAATGGAGGTCTACCAGGAGGCGCAGGCACTGCTGCGTGAGCACGCCGTGGACGGTCCCCTCCGGCAGCTGTTGCTCGACCGTGGGGGAGTTGGGGAGCGGCTGACTTCTGGCCGCGCGGCATTCGACGAGCGAATCGGCCAGATAGCGACCCGGCTGGACCGTCGCGGACAGGGGAAGCTCCTCCACCGGCTACGCCGTCTCGCCGCCGATCGGCGCCTCGACGCGCTTGTCGAGCCGAAGGTGGAAGCGATGATCGCCGAGGTCCGCTCCCGCGTGGGGAACCGGGACACTCGGCGAGGCTCGAAGGTCGTGGTGTTCTCCCAGTTCAACGCGACCGCGGGAATGCTTTACCGGCGCCTTGACGCGGCGGGCGTGCCCGCGTTCTGGTACGACGAGGCAGCGGACCGGGGAAGCAACGAGCGCGTGATCGGGGACTTCTACCACGCGGGTCCATCGGTGCTCGTCTGTCCCGGCGAGGCTGAGCAGGGGCTGAACCTCCAGTTCGCCTCCACCATGGTCAACTACGACCTCCCCTGGGACCCGATGCGGATCGAGCAGCGCATCGGCCGCATCCAGCGGCTCGGTAGCAAGAGCGCGGAGGTCGAGATCATCAATCTCGTACTGCTGAATACGATCGAGCAGGACATCATCGAGATCCTCGAACAGAAGATCCGGATGTTCGAGGCCGTGGTCGGCCCTCTGCAGGCGATCCTCGGCAACTTGGAGAAGGGCGAGGACCCGCAGCAGTGGTTCGGAGACATCTTTCTCGATGTATCGCTGGACACCGAGGCGGGGGACACCGTCACCGCGCGGGCGCATTGCGACCGCGCGATCGACGAGGCGGGGCGCCGAGCCGAGGAAGGAGACGCCCGGGTACTCAACACGCTGTTCGCGGACTCCGGCGAGTACTACGACGAATGAGCCAGTCTGCCCCCACCGCCGTTGAAGCCATCGTGCTCGACTGGCTACGCCACTCCGTGGGCATCACCCCGCACGAGGTGGCGCCCGGCGTGTGGCGAGTTGCCGCAGACGCCGGCGCACACCTGGGCATCCCCGACCGTCCGGTTTCGCTTGGCGACATCACCGTGGTCTGCGAGTCGTCCGAACTAAAGCACAACGTGGGAGCCGAGCTGATCACGGCCGAGCACCCGCTTCTCGACCACTTCATCCTCAACCGCCTGAACCGTGACGGTGACCTGCGGATGGTCCAGGCCTGGCTTCCTCCGCTTACGCACGGGACGGACGGGCGGATCTCCATCCCGGGGATGGGGTTCCGCATCGTGGGAGCAAAGGTGGCTGTCACGATCCGATGGCGCCCCGTGGCGATTCTGACATGGGACGTAACGTACAGCACGGACCTGCCGATCCAATCCCGGCTGCGGCTGGCCGTCGATGCTCAGACCGGGGCGGAGATTCCGGGACTGCTGGGACGAGTTCCGCTCGACGGGTTGCGCGACGGCCGCCCTGAGGAGGGCGACATCTCGCTCCGGGCGGCCCTGGAGGCGGGTGAACGCCTGGCGCTTGAGCGCGTCCGCCAAGACCTGGCTGTGTTTGGGGCCGAGATCGAGGCCCGGATGGAGGCGGATCGCTCCCGGATACAGCGGCACCTGGTTGCCGAGCTTGCCAGGCTGGAGACCGGGCACGGAAACGACGCGTCGGCGCGCGAACAGGTCGACGAGTGGGCACGCAGCGAGCTGGACGGTCTCGTCTCCAAGTACCGCTGCACCGCTCGGCTATCGCTCCGGGAGGTGATGTGTGCCTGGTTCCCGAGCCTCGGCTGGACGCTCAGGGTGCCGGGGCGGACGCGCAACCTGGTGTCTACCGAGTTCCATTGGTCGCCGATCGACGGCCTGAATCGGCCGGCGTGTGCCCGGTGTGGCGATCCCTCGGTGTATGCGGCATGCATTCCTGGCCAGCACGTGCACTGCGTGTGCACCGTTGCCCGGGGCGCCTGCTCCGCGTGCGGCGAGGTGGGGTGCGAGGTGCACATCAGCACCTGCGCCATCGGGGGGGAGCTGCTGTGCGGCGACCACATGGGTGCCTGCGCCGGCTGCGGCGCATCGGCGTGCGACAGCCACAGTGCGCCCGCCCACGGCCGTCCCTCCAGCCGCGTCTGCCCGAGGTGTGCGCGGAACTGCACCGGTTGCCCGCCGGGGGTTGCCTGGGTCGCCGCCGACCTGGAGGAGTGTGCCTCGTGCGGGGAAGGCGTATGCAGCGCGCACGGCGAGACGTGCGCGGCCTGCCGCGACTTCCACTGCGTCACTCACCTGGTGCTGGCCGCCGACGGCACCCTCCTCTGCGAGCGCGACCGGGCCGAGTGCCGGCACTGCGCGGCGGACGCGAACGTCCATCGTCGCCCGCTCACACGTTGCGTGGTGTGCGGGGGTGGAACCTGCGGCGCTCACCAGCGCACCTGCGGGGTGTGCGGAACCCGCAGCTACGGCTCCACGCATGCGCTGAAGGTCTGCCGTGGGTGCGGCCGCGAGTCGTGCGGCCAGGGAGGGTGTGCTGCGGACAACTCGGTGTGCGCCGGCTGCCATCTTTCCTACTGCACCCGGTGCGGCAAGGGAATGAGCCTGACCGGAGCGTACACTGAGGAGTTCGGAGTCCCCGGGCCGCTCTGCCAGCGCTGTGTGAAACTCGCCCCGCCGGCGAGCCATGCCGACTACCTCGCCTGGCTTCGGGGTGTGCGCTACCGCCTGCCGGTGGAGCACGGCGAGCTGCTGGAGCAGATGCTCGGGCAGCAGCGCCATCTCCGCATCTACGTTCGCAGCGAGGGCGCGGGCCGCGTGTGCGCGTTGCGTGCCGTGCGGCCGTTCTGGGCGCTGCTGACCCCCTCCCTGAAGGACCGGGTGCTGTGGATCCGCGCGGACGCGGGTACCGGGCTCCACTCCCACATCGCGCCCTTCCGGACGCGCTAGATGCTCACGACAGGGTCCGACCGACACGGCGGCAGCGTCACCGCCTTCCTGCGGGAGGCGGACCCGTGCAGCGACAAACTTCCCACGCACGTCCGCCTGGGCGCCTTGTACGCACACGCTCGAAACGGAGAAGTCGCCGCGGCCGCGCATCAATTACTGAACGATGATAAAGCAGGAGGTGAGCTGCAGCTGCATTCCGCGCTGCTCCTGGCGCGGAGCGGAGACTTCGCGGGAGTCCGCTTTCTGCTGCGTGCCCGCGAGGGCGCGACCGCTCTGGATGCCGCGGCCGCCGAGATGGCCCTGCGCAACTGCGCGCGCTTCCCGCTGGCCGCGCTGGCGACTGCATGCCTGGTCCCCCCGATTCCCGACGCGCTCCTGGAGTTTTCCGACGAGCAGGTTCGAACGCTCGACGAAATCCGCGAGCCGCTGGCGCGGCTTGCCGCGCACGGGGCGCTCCCAGGCCGTGCGCTGGGGACGGGCGTGGTTATCCAGCGGCCCCTGCGCCGGGCCGCGGGGTTCCGGCACACCGGGTTCGTCCTGCTCCGCGGCGAGCCCCGGCCCCGGCTCGTGCCATTCGACGAGGGGGACCTGTTGAACCGCGACGCCGCGGACGCCATTCGCGCTGGCTCGTCGGTGGTCGCCGCGTACGCCGCCGGGCGGCCATGCGAGATGCTCCTGCTGTACGTCCTCACCGGGCGGACGGACCTCGGCGAGCCCATCGCCCAGGCGGCGCTCGGCGTCGACGGAGGCGACATCGGGATGATCGCCGCGTTCGTGCAGGGAAGGTCGCCCAGCTACCGGATCGTCACCGCGTCAGGGCGGCACCGGCTCCATTCGTACCTCCCGGAACGGCAGCAGCTGGGCGGCACGTGCATCTGGCATCCCGAGAACGACGAGAAGCGGCCGCTGATGTTGTGGGGCAGCGTGATCCCGCCCGCAATCCGACGCTGCGTGCTGAAGGACTTCCGCAGCCGCACGTCTCTCGACTATGGGATTCGCGCCCGCACCTTCACCGTGAAGGGAGCCTCCGGCGGCGAGCGCCACGAGATCTTGACCCGAGGAGGGCAGTCCTGGGTGCGGCCCGGTGCCGGGAATCCCGCAGAGGTCGTATATGTGGCGCCAAGCACGAGCGGTACCGGCTCGCCCTTCACGCTCGAGGACGACGCGGTCTCCGACGCTGAGGCGTCTGCGATCATCGCGGGTTGGCGCGCGGCGAACCCCCAAGCATGGGGTGTCGCCCTAGCTGCTCCTACCGCACAAGAGCCCAAGCGCTGCGTACTAGCCCGCGCCTACGACGGGTTCGGCCAGGTGCGGTCAGCCGAGGCTGGAGCCCTGGTTTCTTTCGTCGAGAAGGATGGGAAAGTCGTCTATACGCAGGAGCTCGATTTCGAGTTGACCGGGGGGTGTGGGGGCTGCATGGGCGTTGGCTATCAGCCCTGCAGCGCCTGCGGCACCGAGGGGAAGGTCACGTGTTCCCGCTGTGGCGGCGCCCGACACATCCTCTGCACGCAGTGCAGCGGTGGGAAGGCCCCCTGTGGCCACTGCGGCGGCACCGGAACGCGCTCAGGCGGCGCTTGCAGGACCTGTAACGGGAGCGGTTTCTGGAAGTGCGCGAGCTGTCACGGACGCGGCGGTTTTGTGTGCGGTTGCGACAGTGGTAGGGTACCCTGCCCCTGGTGTGAGGGCAGGCATCTCACCCGCTGTTCCTGCAGCGGTCGCCTTCCTGCCACCATCGTGCGGCGGAGCTGAGCATGGGCTGCACCAAAGAAGCCGACCTTTCCGACCTCGGTGCCTGCTGCGCGTGGGAAATGCACCGATCGCAGCATAACCAGGAACACACCGGCGACCCCGTGAACGTGGTCACCGGTGCCTTTACGCTGGTGGAGACCGACTTCGCGGTGCCGTGTCAGCGGCTGCCGCTGGTCTTCACGCGCGCGTACGACAGCCAGGCGCATGCTTTCGAGCCGGCCGGAGACCTGGGACCTGGATGGACACACTCGTTCGCCCTGCGGATCGAGCGGAAGGAGGGCATCGAGGATGTGGTCTACGTGGACGACCGTCACACGCGGCTTGAATTCAGGTGTGTCGACGGGACGCTCCGGGCTCCCGAGGGAGCGCAGGGAATGCGGCTCGCCTCCACGCCGACGGGGTGGACGCTCCGGCAACTGGATGGCCTTGGCGCTGACTTCGATACAGACGGGCGCCTCACCCTCCTCTACCGCCCGGGCTCGCGCCGGGACAGCGTGCTCACCCTCTACCACGCCGCCGACCGCCTCGAACGCGTGGAAGGCGCGACCGGCGCGCTGCTCTTCGATTGGGGGGATGGGCGGATCGTCGCGATCTCGACCCCGGCTGGGCGCTGGGGCTACGACTACGACGCGGAGGGCCGGCTGGTTGCGGTGACCCGTCCTTCCGGCATCACGCAACGCTACGCGTACGCCAGCGACAAGCACGTGGTGACGGTCCTCGACGTCGACCCGAAGTCGGATGTCAGCACGCCCCGCCGGGAGTCGCGGGAGATCACCGGCATGCGGCACGTGTTCGCGCCCGCCGCGCCCGGGGAACGGGAGGTGGCACTGGTCACGAACGTGTACACGTCCGAGTATCGGGTCGCCCTCCAGGTCGACGCGGTTGGGGGAGAGACGCGGTTCGCGTACAACCAGTTCACCCGAATGACGGCGGTGACCGACCCAGAGGGATGGACGACGGTCCATGCCTACGACAAGGCCGGGAACACGGTGCGGATCCGCACGCCAGAAGGACGCGTTACCGAGTTCGTATACGACGCGCGGCGCAACCTCCTGGCGACCCTAACGGCCGGCCGTCGTGTCGAGCACGTCCGCTTCGCCGACGAAGCCTGGTTCGAGCGGGGCGCCGAGCTCGCCTCACGGGCTGCGGCCCAGCGTTCGGACTTCCTGCAGTTCGTTCCGACAGACATCGTGGAGGCGTACGACGACGCCGGGAATGCTCCACTCCGGCGTGACGCAAACGGCGATGTGACGCGCTACTCGGAGTACACCCCGTTCGGCCATCCGGGCCGGGTGGAGTTCCCGGATGGAGGGGAGCTGCGAACGACGTTCGACGATCGCTCCGGCCTCCCGCTGCGGCGCGAGCGCTGGAGTGGGGGCACGCTTGAGCGCTGGTGGGAGTGGGCGCGGGACGACGTCGGCAACGTGGTGCTGAGCGTGGAGGGGAGCAGCGATGGGCCGCTCCAGAGCGAGACGAGCGTCTACGATCCGACCGGGACGCTGGTGGTCCGCCAGGAGTCGCACGTGGGTGTGCGGAGCCCTGGGTTTCCCTCCGTGGAGCACCGGGCATACGATGCGGCCGGGCGGCTCGTTCGGCGCGTGACGGAGGTTCGCTCCGCACCGGACGCGCCGCCTCGCGGGCGAACCGAGCGCTACGGCTACGATGCGGACGGGAATCTTGCCTGGGAGGCTCGCGGCGGCGAGGCGCGCGCGTTCGACTGGGACCCACGGGGAAACCTGCTTACCCTCTCGCGCCTCGATCCGTCCGCCGCGCCCGGCGGTCCCCGTACCGTGCTGGAGCGGCGCGAGTACGACGACGCCGGACGCTGCGTGGGCCGGGAAGACGCGACCGGCGGGCGGACGCGCTACCAGTACGACGGCTGCGGGCGCACGACCCGAATCGACGGCCCCGGAACGCCGCCCACCACCTTCGTCTACGACCGCGACGGGGCCATCATCGAGCAGTCCGGTCCCGACGGCACTCTCCGCACGGACGAGGGGCCGAACGGCGTCACCGCGGTCGACGACCTCGAACGCAGGGTAGAGACCGAGCGGGACCTCCTGGGCCGCACGGTGAGATTGACCCGCGACGGCGCGGTGACGACGTGGGACTACTCCGAGCTGAAGGTGAGGAAGCTCGCCCCCGACGGTACCTGGCACGAGCAGTCGGCCGGCGAGCCGCAATTGAGCGAGCTCGGGCCCGCTCCGCACCTCCAGGTGGAGTGGCATCGGGACGCGCTCGGCCGGCCTCTGGAACTGCGGTCCGGCGAAGCCGCATCGCCGACCACGCGCCGCCGCTGGGAGTGGCTGGACCACCTCGGGGAGCGGGTCGAGAGGGAGGCGGATGGCACGCCCACCACCATCCGGGTCGATTCGTCCGGCGCGCTCGTCGCCCGGCGGCGCGGAGAGGTGGAGCTGACCTACGAGCGCGACGAGGAAGGGCGGCTGGTGCGCTGGCACAGCTCGGACGGAACGCTCGACCGGCAATATGCTTATGGCGCGGACGGCCAGCTCGCCTCTGTGACCTCGCCGGGGTGGATGGAGCGCTGGGAGCGCGATGCGGCGGGCCGCCCTGTCCTGCACCACCAGGAGATCGACGGCGTGCCGTTCCAGGTGCGCCTGGAGTGGGGAAGCGGCAACCAATTGCGCGAGGCACGGACCGACCGGTGGTGGATGCGTATCGACACGGGCGAGGCCGGCGACGTCAGCCGCGTGGAGCTTCCCGGCCGCATGGTGGAGATTCGCCGCGAGGCCCATCGCCACGAGGTCCGCTGGGACGACGGGAGCAGCAGCGTTACGGAGCACCGGCGCGAGGGGATCGTCTCCTGGTCGCAGGAGGGCGGCGGGCGCCGGTGGCAGTGGACGTACGCGTGGGACGCGCTCGGGCGGCTCGGCAGGGAGCTCCGCGAGACCCCGGCCCGGAAGAGCGAACTCGTGTACCGGTACGACGCGGCCGACCGTCTGGTGGCGGTCGAGGACGGGGCGGGACGCGAGGTCTGGGGGTGGACGTGGGATGGCCGCGGCAACCTGCTGGAGGCCCGGGAGCATGGCGGGGTGGTGGCGCGGTGGACGGTCGACGAGCTGGACCGCATCCGGGAGTGGACCGGCGCGGACGGGCGGACGCAGGGGGTGGAGTACGACGCTGGCGGCCGGCTGGTGCGCGCCGGGACCTTCCGCGCCGCCTACGACGCCGGGGGTCACCCGCGGGAGATTGGCCACCTCACTGACGTCCGCTGCGGCACGGACGGATCGCTAACTGCCTGGACCCGC contains:
- a CDS encoding RHS repeat-associated core domain-containing protein, whose amino-acid sequence is MNVVTGAFTLVETDFAVPCQRLPLVFTRAYDSQAHAFEPAGDLGPGWTHSFALRIERKEGIEDVVYVDDRHTRLEFRCVDGTLRAPEGAQGMRLASTPTGWTLRQLDGLGADFDTDGRLTLLYRPGSRRDSVLTLYHAADRLERVEGATGALLFDWGDGRIVAISTPAGRWGYDYDAEGRLVAVTRPSGITQRYAYASDKHVVTVLDVDPKSDVSTPRRESREITGMRHVFAPAAPGEREVALVTNVYTSEYRVALQVDAVGGETRFAYNQFTRMTAVTDPEGWTTVHAYDKAGNTVRIRTPEGRVTEFVYDARRNLLATLTAGRRVEHVRFADEAWFERGAELASRAAAQRSDFLQFVPTDIVEAYDDAGNAPLRRDANGDVTRYSEYTPFGHPGRVEFPDGGELRTTFDDRSGLPLRRERWSGGTLERWWEWARDDVGNVVLSVEGSSDGPLQSETSVYDPTGTLVVRQESHVGVRSPGFPSVEHRAYDAAGRLVRRVTEVRSAPDAPPRGRTERYGYDADGNLAWEARGGEARAFDWDPRGNLLTLSRLDPSAAPGGPRTVLERREYDDAGRCVGREDATGGRTRYQYDGCGRTTRIDGPGTPPTTFVYDRDGAIIEQSGPDGTLRTDEGPNGVTAVDDLERRVETERDLLGRTVRLTRDGAVTTWDYSELKVRKLAPDGTWHEQSAGEPQLSELGPAPHLQVEWHRDALGRPLELRSGEAASPTTRRRWEWLDHLGERVEREADGTPTTIRVDSSGALVARRRGEVELTYERDEEGRLVRWHSSDGTLDRQYAYGADGQLASVTSPGWMERWERDAAGRPVLHHQEIDGVPFQVRLEWGSGNQLREARTDRWWMRIDTGEAGDVSRVELPGRMVEIRREAHRHEVRWDDGSSSVTEHRREGIVSWSQEGGGRRWQWTYAWDALGRLGRELRETPARKSELVYRYDAADRLVAVEDGAGREVWGWTWDGRGNLLEAREHGGVVARWTVDELDRIREWTGADGRTQGVEYDAGGRLVRAGTFRAAYDAGGHPREIGHLTDVRCGTDGSLTAWTREGHRERVGWCLGRPVCFPGEVQAFWFDEVVLACSVGGRTRAVWTDPRGSIVGIEGLSPTVGYDPWGVADAVLPLPLGYEGRLRAAGVYDNRARVYLPGLARFAQPDPDGIADDPNPYLYGHGNPLRWTDATGHAATRSGVGCLAHMPAVDLLPLVSIEAFRAAGIEVASTWIQMPVERHTRAHYVHRSAAGEVVGRTRVVGPGWLESRPHFVHSDERGEQVGKSYIKSPGLLDTVFGLLDPPPHLVTYNANSERVGSVWVRPPGFMDVEQRSHLASYDAVGQSTGTTRLVLPNRFEPHPHLVHHG